A section of the Drosophila sechellia strain sech25 chromosome 3L, ASM438219v1, whole genome shotgun sequence genome encodes:
- the LOC6616321 gene encoding NADH dehydrogenase [ubiquinone] 1 alpha subcomplex subunit 9, mitochondrial codes for MAAIVLTRNLQLAKHHGSGVVGVLCLRGYSAAAAPPEDGPRPLKTTNPAAMKRGTGGRSSFNGIVATVFGATGFVGRYVCNKLGKSGSQMILPYRGDDSDVIRLKVTGDLGQVLFHFYNLEDPASIREAVKHSNVVINLVGRDFETKNFKFKDVHVNGAERIARIAREAGVERFIHLSSLNVEANPKDLYVKGGSEWLKSKYEGELRVRDAFPNATIIRPADIYGSEDRFLRYYAHIWRRQFRSMPLWHKGEKTVKQPVYVSDVAQAIINAAKDPDSAGRVYQAVGPKRYQLSELVDWFHRLMRKDQKRWGYMRYDMRWDPTFLLKAKLNSFICPGTPIGGLHPARIEREAVTDKVLTGVPTLEDLGVTLTTMEQQVPWELRPYRAALYYDAELGEFETPSPPKCIEARDELRLFA; via the exons ATGGCCGCCATAGTACTAACCCGTAATCTCCAGCTGGCCA AGCACCACGGCAGTGGCGTGGTTGGAGTTTTGTGCCTGCGTGGATATTCCGCCGCTGCTGCGCCGCCGGAAGATGGTCCACGTCCACTGAAGACCACCAATCCGGCTGCCATGAAGCGCGGAACTGGCGGACGTAGCAGTTTCAATGGGATTGTGGCCACTGTGTTTGGAGCCACCGGCTTCGTGGGTCGCTATGTGTGCAACAAACTGGGCAAATCTGGCTCCCAGATGATCCTGCCCTATCGCGGTGACGATTCGGATGTTATCCGTCTTAAGGTCACCGGTGATCTTGGCCAGGTGCTCTTCCACTTCTACAACCTGGAGGATCCCGCCTCCATTCGTGAGGCAGTCAAGCACTCGAACGTGGTCATCAACCTGGTGGGCAGGGACTTCGAGACCAAGAACTTCAAGTTCAAGGATGTCCATGTCAACGGAGCTGAGAGGATCGCTAG GATTGCCCGCGAGGCTGGCGTGGAGCGCTTCATCCACCTGTCCTCTTTGAACGTGGAGGCCAATCCCAAGGATCTGTACGTCAAGGGCGGCAGCGAGTGGCTGAAAAGCAAGTACGAGGGCGAGCTGCGCGTACGCGACGCCTTCCCCAACGCCACGATCATCCGTCCTGCGGATATCTACGGCTCCGAGGATCGCTTCTTGCGCTACTACGCCCACATCTGGCGCCGTCAGTTCCGCTCGATGCCGCTGTGGCACAAGGGAGAGAAGACCGTCAAGCAGCCCGTCTACGTTTCGGACGTGGCCCAGGCCATCATCAACGCCGCCAAGGATCCGGACAGCGCTGGCCGCGTCTACCAGGCTGTGGG ACCTAAACGCTATCAGTTGAGCGAGctggtcgactggttccaccGACTGATGCGCAAGGATCAGAAGCGCTGGGGCTACATGCGCTACGACATGCGTTGGGACCCCACCTTCCTGCTTAAAGCCAAGCTGAACAGTTTCATCTGCCCCGGCACCCCGATCGGCGGTCTGCATCCCGCTCGCATCGAGCGCGAGGCTGTCACCGACAAGGTCCTGACTGGTGTGCCCACGCTTGAGGATTTGGGCGTCACGCTGACCACCATGGAGCAGCAGGTGCCATGGGAGCTACGTCCCTACCGCGCTGCCCTCTACTACGACGCCGAGCTGGGCGAGTTCGAGACTCCTTCGCCGCCCAAGTGCATCGAGGCGCGCGATGAACTGCGCCTGTTTGCCTAA
- the LOC6616323 gene encoding hippocampus abundant transcript 1 protein isoform X1, with the protein MAQFKFLRPLVTVLVNRSGIGKASVWHAVIVTFMHYFSWGLLTVPFIEKLSGSFGNRVLLVDGLVYGVRGILGFVTTPVMGAISDFRGRKVVMLLAVATTYAPIPFMMLKSWWFFAILTVSSICGSTYSSSLAYVADTTSVENRSKGYGFVAASFGAGIAFSPSLGNYLMKSYGSASVILIATITGMMNILFIIFAVPESLVLKEKKKMVDKKTDNKMEDINPKERKEILNREEKLNNLVLANKSNHGTSQNLVTNKERSQKFNKEDENLQNDLTEKEKNDNGSPNTSDLWKVLRKSRKDKNLLVIYLITFLSIWPFAGVDSTAPVYLKTNMGFEYEEVSMMLGLLSVLAITSNLLFGYIMNIVGVKWSIRLGLFLLFLQMLFFGFGTHHWMYWLSSILAALATIIPAANNAVASIYASPENRGAVLGIISGIECLSEGLGPAFFGVLFFIFQDDADTDLKVNSPIPMPFVISAISVFVAIVLTGFIKKETVEKEPLIYKIIDDATEDELEPLAKTTFKYEKNNGYVKLEIDDNYDMERKERSFK; encoded by the coding sequence ATGGCGCAGTTTAAGTTTCTTAGACCCCTGGTGACAGTATTGGTTAATCGTTCTGGAATCGGAAAAGCCAGTGTTTGGCACGCGGTGATCGTTACGTTTATGCACTACTTCTCCTGGGGTCTTCTCACCGTGCCCTTCATCGAGAAACTGTCGGGATCGTTTGGGAATCGCGTCCTTCTCGTGGATGGACTGGTTTACGGAGTGAGAGGAATCCTGGGATTTGTGACCACGCCTGTGATGGGCGCCATTTCCGATTTCCGTGGCCGAAAAGTGGTGATGCTACTGGCTGTGGCCACCACCTACGCTCCAATTCCATTCATGATGTTGAAGAGTTGGTGGTTCTTCGCCATTCTCACTGTGAGCTCCATCTGTGGGAGCACTTACTCCTCTTCATTGGCCTATGTGGCAGACACAACTAGTGTTGAGAATCGTTCGAAAGGATATGGCTTTGTGGCGGCCAGTTTTGGGGCTGGAATAGCCTTTTCGCCATCGTTGGGGAATTATTTGATGAAATCGTATGGGTCTGCATCCGTTATTTTGATAGCCACCATCACTGGCATGATGAATATCTTGTTTATCATATTTGCGGTGCCAGAGAGCTTagttttaaaagaaaaaaagaaaatggtgGATAAAAAGACTGATAACAAGATGGAGGACATAAAcccaaaggaaaggaaagagaTCCTAAATAGAGAGGAAAAGTTGAATAACCTTGTTTTAGCGAACAAATCCAACCACGGCACATCACAAAATCTAGTCACAAATAAAGAGCGGAGCCAAAAGTTCAACAAAGAAGACGAAAACCTACAAAATGATTTAACTGAAAAGGAGAAAAATGATAATGGATCCCCAAACACTTCCGATCTTTGGAAAGTGCTGCGTAAAAGTCGTAAGGATAAGAACCTACTCGTGATATACCTCATAACATTCCTGTCGATTTGGCCCTTTGCAGGAGTGGATTCTACTGCACCCGTATATCTCAAGACTAATATGGGATTTGAGTACGAGGAGGTGTCCATGATGTTGGGATTACTGTCTGTACTGGCGATAACATCGAATCTCCTCTTCGGTTATATTATGAACATAGTAGGGGTGAAGTGGTCGATCCGTCTGGGACTTTTTCTATTGTTCCTGCAAATGCTTTTCTTCGGCTTTGGAACCCATCATTGGATGTACTGGTTAAGCAGTATCTTGGCCGCACTGGCAACAATTATACCCGCTGCCAATAATGCGGTGGCTTCCATCTACGCCAGTCCCGAGAATCGGGGTGCTGTCCTGGGCATTATCTCTGGCATCGAGTGCTTGAGCGAGGGTTTGGGACCTGCCTTTTTCGGAGTACTCTTCTTCATTTTCCAGGATGATGCGGATACTGATCTTAAAGTCAATTCTCCAATTCCAATGCCCTTCGTCATAAGTGCCATTAGTGTATTTGTGGCCATCGTCTTGACAGGTTTTATTAAAAAGGAGACTGTCGAAAAGGAACCATTGATCTATAAGATCATAGACGACGCTACCGAGGATGAGCTAGAACCGCTTGCGAAAACCACatttaaatatgaaaagaATAATGGCTATGTAAAACTAGAGATAGATGACAACTATGATATGGAACGTAAAGAACGTAGCTTTAAAtaa
- the LOC6616323 gene encoding hippocampus abundant transcript 1 protein isoform X2, with protein MAQFKFLRPLVTVLVNRSGIGKASVWHAVIVTFMHYFSWGLLTVPFIEKLSGSFGNRVLLVDGLVYGVRGILGFVTTPVMGAISDFRGRKVVMLLAVATTYAPIPFMMLKSWWFFAILTVSSICGSTYSSSLAYVADTTSVENRSKGYGFVAASFGAGIAFSPSLGNYLMKSYGSASVILIATITGMMNILFIIFAVPESLVLKEKKKMVDKKTDNKMEDINPKERKEILNREEKLNNLVLANKSNHGTSQNLVTNKERSQKFNKEDENLQNDLTEKEKNDNGSPNTSDLWKVLRKSRVDSTAPVYLKTNMGFEYEEVSMMLGLLSVLAITSNLLFGYIMNIVGVKWSIRLGLFLLFLQMLFFGFGTHHWMYWLSSILAALATIIPAANNAVASIYASPENRGAVLGIISGIECLSEGLGPAFFGVLFFIFQDDADTDLKVNSPIPMPFVISAISVFVAIVLTGFIKKETVEKEPLIYKIIDDATEDELEPLAKTTFKYEKNNGYVKLEIDDNYDMERKERSFK; from the exons ATGGCGCAGTTTAAGTTTCTTAGACCCCTGGTGACAGTATTGGTTAATCGTTCTGGAATCGGAAAAGCCAGTGTTTGGCACGCGGTGATCGTTACGTTTATGCACTACTTCTCCTGGGGTCTTCTCACCGTGCCCTTCATCGAGAAACTGTCGGGATCGTTTGGGAATCGCGTCCTTCTCGTGGATGGACTGGTTTACGGAGTGAGAGGAATCCTGGGATTTGTGACCACGCCTGTGATGGGCGCCATTTCCGATTTCCGTGGCCGAAAAGTGGTGATGCTACTGGCTGTGGCCACCACCTACGCTCCAATTCCATTCATGATGTTGAAGAGTTGGTGGTTCTTCGCCATTCTCACTGTGAGCTCCATCTGTGGGAGCACTTACTCCTCTTCATTGGCCTATGTGGCAGACACAACTAGTGTTGAGAATCGTTCGAAAGGATATGGCTTTGTGGCGGCCAGTTTTGGGGCTGGAATAGCCTTTTCGCCATCGTTGGGGAATTATTTGATGAAATCGTATGGGTCTGCATCCGTTATTTTGATAGCCACCATCACTGGCATGATGAATATCTTGTTTATCATATTTGCGGTGCCAGAGAGCTTagttttaaaagaaaaaaagaaaatggtgGATAAAAAGACTGATAACAAGATGGAGGACATAAAcccaaaggaaaggaaagagaTCCTAAATAGAGAGGAAAAGTTGAATAACCTTGTTTTAGCGAACAAATCCAACCACGGCACATCACAAAATCTAGTCACAAATAAAGAGCGGAGCCAAAAGTTCAACAAAGAAGACGAAAACCTACAAAATGATTTAACTGAAAAGGAGAAAAATGATAATGGATCCCCAAACACTTCCGATCTTTGGAAAGTGCTGCGTAAAAGTC GAGTGGATTCTACTGCACCCGTATATCTCAAGACTAATATGGGATTTGAGTACGAGGAGGTGTCCATGATGTTGGGATTACTGTCTGTACTGGCGATAACATCGAATCTCCTCTTCGGTTATATTATGAACATAGTAGGGGTGAAGTGGTCGATCCGTCTGGGACTTTTTCTATTGTTCCTGCAAATGCTTTTCTTCGGCTTTGGAACCCATCATTGGATGTACTGGTTAAGCAGTATCTTGGCCGCACTGGCAACAATTATACCCGCTGCCAATAATGCGGTGGCTTCCATCTACGCCAGTCCCGAGAATCGGGGTGCTGTCCTGGGCATTATCTCTGGCATCGAGTGCTTGAGCGAGGGTTTGGGACCTGCCTTTTTCGGAGTACTCTTCTTCATTTTCCAGGATGATGCGGATACTGATCTTAAAGTCAATTCTCCAATTCCAATGCCCTTCGTCATAAGTGCCATTAGTGTATTTGTGGCCATCGTCTTGACAGGTTTTATTAAAAAGGAGACTGTCGAAAAGGAACCATTGATCTATAAGATCATAGACGACGCTACCGAGGATGAGCTAGAACCGCTTGCGAAAACCACatttaaatatgaaaagaATAATGGCTATGTAAAACTAGAGATAGATGACAACTATGATATGGAACGTAAAGAACGTAGCTTTAAAtaa
- the LOC6616324 gene encoding hippocampus abundant transcript 1 protein isoform X1 translates to MAQFKFLRPLVTVLVNRSGIGKASVWHAVIVTFMHYFSWGLLTVPFIEKLSGSFGNRVLLVDGLVYGVRGILGFVTTPVMGAISDFRGRKVVMLLAVATTYAPIPFMMLKSWWFFAILTVSSICGSTYSSSLAYVADTTSVENRSKGYGFVAASFGAGIAFSPSLGNYLMKSYGSASVILIATITGMMNILFIIFAVPESLVLKEKKVMLNEINDNKVEDTKAEDISPKEKKEILNGEVKLTVDAKKPTSQNLVASREQDQELNKEENLQNDLTEKEKDDNESLNTSDLWKVLRKSRKDKNLLVIYLITFLSIWPFAGVDSTAPVYLKTNMGFEYEEVSMMLGLLSVLAITSNILLGYIMNIVGAKWSIRLGLFLLFLQMLFFGFGTHHWMYWLSSILAALATIIPAANNAVASIYASPENRGAVLGIISGIECLSEGLGPAFFGVLFFIFQDDADTDLKVNSPIPMPFVISAISVFVAIVLSGFIQKDTLGNEETRDANESHL, encoded by the coding sequence ATGGCGCAGTTTAAGTTTCTTAGACCCCTGGTGACAGTATTGGTTAATCGTTCTGGAATCGGAAAAGCCAGTGTTTGGCACGCGGTGATCGTTACGTTTATGCACTACTTCTCCTGGGGTCTTCTCACCGTGCCCTTCATCGAGAAACTGTCGGGATCGTTTGGGAATCGCGTCCTTCTCGTGGATGGACTGGTTTACGGAGTGAGAGGAATCCTGGGATTTGTGACCACGCCTGTGATGGGCGCCATTTCCGATTTCCGTGGCCGAAAAGTGGTGATGCTACTGGCTGTGGCCACCACCTACGCTCCAATTCCATTCATGATGTTGAAGAGTTGGTGGTTCTTCGCCATTCTCACTGTGAGCTCCATCTGTGGGAGCACTTACTCCTCTTCATTGGCCTATGTGGCAGACACAACTAGTGTTGAGAATCGTTCGAAAGGATATGGCTTTGTGGCGGCCAGTTTTGGGGCTGGAATAGCCTTTTCGCCATCGTTGGGGAATTATTTGATGAAATCGTATGGGTCTGCATCCGTTATTTTGATAGCCACCATCACTGGCATGATGAATATCTTGTTTATCATATTTGCGGTGCCAGAGAGTTTAGTTTTGAAGGAGAAAAAGGTTATGTTGAATGAAATTAATGATAACAAGGTGGAGGACACGAAAGCGGAGGACATAAGCCCCAAGGAAAAGAAAGAGATCTTAAATGGAGAAGTAAAGTTGACTGTTGATGCGAAGAAACCCACCTCACAGAATCTAGTCGCAAGTAGAGAGCAGGACCAAGAGTTAAACAAAGAGGAAAACCTACAGAATGATTTAACCGAAAAGGAGAAAGATGATAATGAATCCCTAAACACTTCCGATCTTTGGAAAGTGCTGCGTAAAAGTCGTAAGGATAAGAACCTACTCGTGATATACCTCATAACATTCCTGTCGATTTGGCCCTTTGCAGGAGTGGATTCTACTGCACCCGTGTATCTGAAAACAAATATGGGATTTGAGTACGAGGAGGTGTCCATGATGTTGGGATTACTGTCTGTACTGGCGATAACATCCAATATCCTCCTTGGTTATATTATGAATATAGTAGGGGCCAAGTGGTCGATCCGTCTGGGACTTTTTCTATTGTTCCTGCAAATGCTTTTCTTCGGCTTTGGAACCCATCATTGGATGTACTGGTTAAGCAGTATCTTGGCCGCACTGGCAACAATTATACCCGCTGCCAATAATGCGGTGGCTTCCATCTACGCCAGTCCCGAGAATCGGGGTGCTGTCCTGGGCATTATCTCTGGCATCGAGTGCTTGAGCGAGGGTTTGGGACCTGCCTTTTTCGGAGTACTCTTCTTCATTTTCCAGGATGATGCGGATACTGATCTTAAAGTCAATTCTCCAATTCCAATGCCCTTCGTCATAAGTGCCATTAGTGTATTTGTGGCCATCGTCTTGAGTGGTTTCATTCAGAAAGATACTCTTGGAAATGAAGAAACTAGAGACGCCAACGAAAGCCATCTTTAA
- the LOC6616324 gene encoding hippocampus abundant transcript 1 protein isoform X2, producing MAQFKFLRPLVTVLVNRSGIGKASVWHAVIVTFMHYFSWGLLTVPFIEKLSGSFGNRVLLVDGLVYGVRGILGFVTTPVMGAISDFRGRKVVMLLAVATTYAPIPFMMLKSWWFFAILTVSSICGSTYSSSLAYVADTTSVENRSKGYGFVAASFGAGIAFSPSLGNYLMKSYGSASVILIATITGMMNILFIIFAVPESLVLKEKKVMLNEINDNKVEDTKAEDISPKEKKEILNGEVKLTVDAKKPTSQNLVASREQDQELNKEENLQNDLTEKEKDDNESLNTSDLWKVLRKSRVDSTAPVYLKTNMGFEYEEVSMMLGLLSVLAITSNILLGYIMNIVGAKWSIRLGLFLLFLQMLFFGFGTHHWMYWLSSILAALATIIPAANNAVASIYASPENRGAVLGIISGIECLSEGLGPAFFGVLFFIFQDDADTDLKVNSPIPMPFVISAISVFVAIVLSGFIQKDTLGNEETRDANESHL from the exons ATGGCGCAGTTTAAGTTTCTTAGACCCCTGGTGACAGTATTGGTTAATCGTTCTGGAATCGGAAAAGCCAGTGTTTGGCACGCGGTGATCGTTACGTTTATGCACTACTTCTCCTGGGGTCTTCTCACCGTGCCCTTCATCGAGAAACTGTCGGGATCGTTTGGGAATCGCGTCCTTCTCGTGGATGGACTGGTTTACGGAGTGAGAGGAATCCTGGGATTTGTGACCACGCCTGTGATGGGCGCCATTTCCGATTTCCGTGGCCGAAAAGTGGTGATGCTACTGGCTGTGGCCACCACCTACGCTCCAATTCCATTCATGATGTTGAAGAGTTGGTGGTTCTTCGCCATTCTCACTGTGAGCTCCATCTGTGGGAGCACTTACTCCTCTTCATTGGCCTATGTGGCAGACACAACTAGTGTTGAGAATCGTTCGAAAGGATATGGCTTTGTGGCGGCCAGTTTTGGGGCTGGAATAGCCTTTTCGCCATCGTTGGGGAATTATTTGATGAAATCGTATGGGTCTGCATCCGTTATTTTGATAGCCACCATCACTGGCATGATGAATATCTTGTTTATCATATTTGCGGTGCCAGAGAGTTTAGTTTTGAAGGAGAAAAAGGTTATGTTGAATGAAATTAATGATAACAAGGTGGAGGACACGAAAGCGGAGGACATAAGCCCCAAGGAAAAGAAAGAGATCTTAAATGGAGAAGTAAAGTTGACTGTTGATGCGAAGAAACCCACCTCACAGAATCTAGTCGCAAGTAGAGAGCAGGACCAAGAGTTAAACAAAGAGGAAAACCTACAGAATGATTTAACCGAAAAGGAGAAAGATGATAATGAATCCCTAAACACTTCCGATCTTTGGAAAGTGCTGCGTAAAAGTC GAGTGGATTCTACTGCACCCGTGTATCTGAAAACAAATATGGGATTTGAGTACGAGGAGGTGTCCATGATGTTGGGATTACTGTCTGTACTGGCGATAACATCCAATATCCTCCTTGGTTATATTATGAATATAGTAGGGGCCAAGTGGTCGATCCGTCTGGGACTTTTTCTATTGTTCCTGCAAATGCTTTTCTTCGGCTTTGGAACCCATCATTGGATGTACTGGTTAAGCAGTATCTTGGCCGCACTGGCAACAATTATACCCGCTGCCAATAATGCGGTGGCTTCCATCTACGCCAGTCCCGAGAATCGGGGTGCTGTCCTGGGCATTATCTCTGGCATCGAGTGCTTGAGCGAGGGTTTGGGACCTGCCTTTTTCGGAGTACTCTTCTTCATTTTCCAGGATGATGCGGATACTGATCTTAAAGTCAATTCTCCAATTCCAATGCCCTTCGTCATAAGTGCCATTAGTGTATTTGTGGCCATCGTCTTGAGTGGTTTCATTCAGAAAGATACTCTTGGAAATGAAGAAACTAGAGACGCCAACGAAAGCCATCTTTAA
- the LOC6616325 gene encoding hippocampus abundant transcript 1 protein, whose amino-acid sequence MSKFGLKRLLVSLASISGIGKPSVGHILVVVFLEYFAWGLLTMPMIATLKETFPDHTFLMNGLVMGVKGILSFLSLPLIGALSDIYGRKVLLLITVIFTCLPIPMMTMDNWWFFVISSLSGVLGVSFSVVSAYVADVTTKEDRSRSYGLVSATFAASLVIAPAMGNLIMDLYGINTVVLVATLVSTTNVMFVLLAVPESLQRNVRSTGLSWRQADPFQSLRRVGSDPNILLLCIVVFMFLLPEAGEYSSVPAYLKLTMGFDFTELSTLVALMAILSISINVTLGSIVKALGAKKAIILGLLLELLQLILYTIGNEKWQMWLAGNVAALSSITFPAVSAYVSLYTDAETQGAVQGMITGMSGLCSGLGPALFGIVFYLSDMDLDEDRILIGSVSGDRTVAGPFMIGAISVFIGILLASYIPEEKVSRGRREEFSALKYIIEMEEAPTL is encoded by the coding sequence atgtccAAGTTCGGTCTGAAAAGGTTACTCGTATCGCTGGCCTCCATTTCGGGAATTGGAAAACCAAGTGTTGGGCACATACTAGTAGTTGTTTTTCTGGAATACTTCGCATGGGGCCTGCTGACAATGCCCATGATAGCCACTCTAAAGGAGACCTTCCCAGACCACACGTTCCTCATGAACGGATTGGTCATGGGTGTCAAGGGAATACTCTCGTTTCTATCGTTGCCCCTGATCGGAGCTCTATCGGATATATATGGGCGGAAAGTGCTGCTCCTTATAACAGTGATCTTCACTTGCCTACCGATCCCCATGATGACCATGGATAACTGGTGGTTCTTTGTGATCAGTTCGCTCAGTGGAGTCTTGGGCGTTAGCTTCTCAGTGGTTTCCGCCTATGTGGCGGATGTTACCACAAAGGAAGATCGCTCTAGATCCTATGGACTGGTATCGGCCACCTTTGCTGCCAGTTTGGTGATCGCCCCGGCAATGGGTAATCTCATAATGGATCTTTACGGAATTAATACTGTGGTGCTAGTAGCAACGTTGGTCTCCACAACGAACGTGATGTTTGTACTGCTGGCTGTGCCCGAAAGTTTACAACGAAACGTTAGATCCACTGGATTGAGCTGGAGACAAGCGGATCCTTTTCAATCCCTGCGAAGAGTGGGCTCGGATCCCAATATCCTGCTACTGTGCATAGTGGTGTTCATGTTTCTACTTCCCGAAGCTGGCGAATACTCCAGTGTGCCAGCCTATCTGAAGCTGACAATGGGATTTGATTTCACGGAACTCTCCACGCTGGTGGCCCTAATGGCCATATTGAGCATTTCGATAAACGTGACCTTGGGATCTATAGTGAAAGCATTGGGTGCCAAGAAGGCTATAATACTGGGATTGCTTCTGGAACTGCTGCAACTAATACTCTACACCATAGGAAACGAAAAGTGGCAAATGTGGCTGGCCGGAAATGTAGCTGCCCTGAGTTCCATCACCTTTCCGGCCGTAAGTGCCTATGTATCCCTCTACACGGATGCCGAAACCCAGGGAGCAGTTCAGGGCATGATCACGGGCATGTCGGGATTGTGCAGTGGACTTGGACCCGCTCTGTTCGGTATCGTATTCTACCTATCCGACATGGATTTGGATGAGGATCGGATTTTGATAGGCAGTGTAAGTGGAGATCGCACGGTGGCCGGTCCCTTTATGATTGGAGCTATCTCTGTGTTTATCGGCATTCTGTTGGCGTCGTATATCCCAGAAGAAAAGGTTTCCAGGGGAAGGAGAGAGGAATTTTCCGCACTGAAGTATATTATTGAAATGGAGGAGGCGCCAACATTATAG